Proteins co-encoded in one Candidatus Brocadia sp. genomic window:
- a CDS encoding ABC transporter ATP-binding protein has translation MNVLEVKHVLKILGKKEVVRGVSFEVERRQLLALLGPSGCGKTTTLRMIAGLEVLDYGEIWIDGALASSSQKIVMSQKERHIGMVFQDLALWPHMTVYKNIEFGLTTIGLTRTERQKRIEAVLGKVNMQKYAKEYPARLSGGQQQLIAIARAIVTEPKLLLMDEPLSNIDVQLRDDIRKEIKRIQQETGITTVYVTHDQEDAFLLADKIAVMNAGVVEQIDSPEEIYFSPGSLFVANFIGESNTIRVRIVDRDKVVTPWGELVCRTKGHERGEAFLFFRPHQVQVEQNGFYEGVIIKREFIGGRYRYYIEIPQGEIKFYNQNFYRIGELIRFSIKEANLLFS, from the coding sequence ATGAATGTGCTTGAAGTAAAACACGTGCTAAAAATCCTTGGCAAAAAGGAGGTTGTGAGAGGTGTTTCCTTTGAGGTTGAAAGAAGGCAACTGCTGGCCCTCTTAGGCCCTTCCGGATGTGGAAAGACGACGACGTTAAGAATGATTGCAGGTTTAGAAGTACTCGATTATGGTGAGATTTGGATAGATGGGGCACTTGCCAGTAGCAGCCAAAAGATAGTGATGTCCCAAAAAGAACGTCATATCGGAATGGTGTTTCAAGACCTTGCCCTCTGGCCGCATATGACGGTATATAAAAACATAGAGTTTGGATTAACGACAATTGGGCTTACAAGAACTGAGAGACAAAAGAGGATTGAGGCTGTTCTTGGCAAGGTCAATATGCAAAAATATGCCAAAGAGTACCCTGCAAGACTTTCAGGGGGACAACAACAGCTCATCGCCATTGCAAGAGCTATTGTTACAGAACCCAAGTTACTCCTCATGGACGAACCCTTATCGAATATTGATGTGCAATTGCGTGATGATATTAGAAAGGAAATAAAGCGTATTCAGCAGGAGACAGGAATTACAACCGTTTATGTAACTCACGACCAGGAAGATGCATTTCTGTTAGCTGACAAGATAGCCGTAATGAATGCAGGAGTAGTGGAGCAGATCGATAGTCCCGAGGAGATTTATTTTTCTCCGGGATCACTTTTCGTGGCTAATTTTATCGGAGAATCGAATACTATACGGGTAAGAATAGTAGACAGGGATAAAGTAGTAACCCCATGGGGTGAGTTGGTATGTAGGACAAAGGGTCATGAGAGGGGAGAGGCCTTTCTTTTTTTTAGACCACATCAGGTACAGGTTGAGCAAAATGGTTTTTATGAGGGGGTAATTATTAAACGGGAATTTATAGGCGGAAGGTACAGATATTATATCGAGATACCTCAAGGTGAAATTAAATTCTATAATCAAAATTTTTATAGAATAGGTGAACTAATCAGGTTTTCCATCAAAGAAGCGAATCTATTATTTTCTTAA